In Podarcis raffonei isolate rPodRaf1 chromosome 11, rPodRaf1.pri, whole genome shotgun sequence, the sequence GTGAGCAGTTGAAACAACAGCTTTACTACATTTTAAATAATATAATGTGATGGGCTGATAATTAAATAGCTGGATTAACTGTTTTTTGTATAAAACGTCATTTTTcaatgtatttctctctctccaccaccaGAGCTAAATGTTCTCATTTAAACTttcttcaaccccccccccccccgacaatttACCCAATAGGAATTTTGTTGTGCCCCTCAAGACCCCATATATATGATGGACGAAGACACCCCATTTAAAGAGGCTATGAACTAGTTTCTCAAGGGAAATAAGCAATTAAAACTAGAAGTGAAATATTTGTGAATATATCATATAGGGAGCTATTTTTCTTTGGGTACAGTGTGGATTAGGTGTAATTGGTCTTTTCCCCCTCTCTAATTTCTGTAATAATAAGCAGATGCATGGAATGAATAAAGGATTAAATTGATTCTTGGCTCTCTGGTGGAACTAATAAAATCGCAAGCTGAATACTTGTGGTTTAATGATCTCAGTGCAGCTCTTCTAATGAATCACAGCCTTGTATTCATGCAAGGAACATTTATTATTCTGTTATTTCGGTTGTCTTAATTTAGGAGAGATTTCACCTtttgcttaaaagaaaaagaacctacagatTCTTCTCATTAAAAGAATCAGTTTCATGTAGTGTGGAAAAACACCTGCACTTTATCATCTCCCTTGTCCATTCCTCAGTAGAGTCTTATACATAAGAATTAGCTAGACAGTTAgcgcttcctttcctttcccatttcAATTGTGCAGTCAGTAGGACTGATTCTCTACTGCTACTTCCTTAAACTACTTCCAAGGCAACCAGGAACAGTGAGCCATGCCAGCCAATTAGCCTCTTGGGACACACAGAAATCAGTGTATGTACAGCCAATCTAGAAATATAGAGAAATCTTCATGTTTAGCACATTTAATCAAAAATATGCACGGCTTTTAAATATAAAAGCTGGCCATGGTTTTTAACAAAACTGTAAGTAGTTTGAAACAGTTTGAAAAGCAAGCAAGTAGTGTTTGCTACAGTTTCCAAACTCTCATTTACAGCATTCCAAAATGTCTCAGTTCTGTTGTTTATTGGACTGTTGCAGAACTCTGCGGTTTGTACCAGAAGGCTCTAAAGACAAAACGGTTTCTGATGAAGATGTACTTCAGACACTCCTGAAAACTTTCACAGCTTTATTTGTAAACGACTTGAGGAGACAAACATTTCTTCTTAGCTTTCTTCCGAACGTTAAATCTAAATACCTGGACCTGCAGAAAGCTCAGCCTGAGGCAAACCAAACAATTGATGATAGCCGTCAGAATCAAATCATCTTCAGTCCAGAAGACGTTCTCCTTCACACTTTAGGATTCAGCATTACTCGAAGGCACAGCTCACTTATTTCTGCTGGAACAGGAGTCTTTGTAACGAAAGGTTTTGTTCCCAAAGGAGCAGTTGTATCTATGTATCCTGGTACGGAAAGAATGTATTTACAAATACATAAACATATGATGTCATTTTtgctgagtcagatc encodes:
- the SETD9 gene encoding SET domain-containing protein 9 isoform X2, translated to MLRALRRRWEAYKYRFVPWIALNLGHKRRTLRFVPEGSKDKTVSDEDVLQTLLKTFTALFVNDLRRQTFLLSFLPNVKSKYLDLQKAQPEANQTIDDSRQNQIIFSPEDVLLHTLGFSITRRHSSLISAGTGVFVTKGFVPKGAVVSMYPGTVYEKYEPIFFQSIGNPFIFRCIDGVLIDGNDKGISKVIYRSCSKRDQIGPLKMSDVFWLTTGLQNPLAVGQYVNNCSPGP